One genomic window of Mogibacterium diversum includes the following:
- a CDS encoding AMP-binding protein has translation MENIREIMEAAVSEYGANKAFTLKLGDGEYRDISYSRYYEEIRCLGEALLCRGFSNTRIVIIGKNSYNWYLANMATLLTDNITVPLDKELKHDEFESSLIRSEAEVIFYDEKESESVAKAISSGKTRIKAAFPLFKVSDKTDIYDLTVEGRELIDGGSRKYDDVVINPDDMSFMIFTSGTTSQSKIVMLSQRNVASNVVNTIASEQIYDTDVNISLLPYHHTFGLTCQIIMFAAGASTVFCDGLKYIQQNFKEYGVSIFVGVPLLIETMYSRILKKAEKEGLSGRLKTMGKVVRVLGKAHIDIRRTVFKGVLEAFGGKLRMVILGAAAADPECIKGWNDFGVICLQGYGLTETSPVLSAERPAYRRPGSVGIPIEGVGMDIYEPDENGIGEIIARGENIMLGYYGNEEATNECIYDGWFHTGDLGYKDKDGYFYITGRKKNVIVLMNGKNVFPEEIEQELNVLPYKEEAIIVGIPNAEDERDLVVTLKLVYNPEEFEGKTPEEINAIVKADVEKINDKLPPYKRIKRVYTTDEPMEKTSTQKVKRFVETQKIIDEEKAEKLRREEAKSEEA, from the coding sequence TTGGAGAATATTAGAGAGATAATGGAAGCTGCTGTTAGCGAGTACGGGGCTAACAAGGCGTTCACACTCAAGCTTGGTGATGGAGAGTATCGTGATATTTCCTACAGCAGATACTATGAGGAGATTAGATGTCTTGGAGAGGCGCTGCTATGTAGAGGCTTCTCGAATACTAGAATCGTCATCATCGGCAAGAATAGCTACAACTGGTATCTCGCCAATATGGCAACTTTGTTAACAGACAACATAACTGTGCCGCTCGACAAAGAGCTAAAGCACGATGAGTTTGAAAGCTCGCTCATTCGTAGTGAAGCAGAGGTTATCTTCTACGATGAGAAGGAGTCGGAGTCCGTCGCTAAAGCAATTTCTAGTGGTAAGACTCGTATTAAGGCTGCGTTTCCGCTATTCAAAGTCTCTGATAAGACTGATATATATGACCTCACAGTAGAAGGTAGGGAACTCATCGATGGAGGCTCTCGCAAGTATGATGATGTTGTAATCAATCCAGATGATATGTCGTTCATGATTTTTACATCTGGAACTACATCCCAGTCTAAGATTGTAATGCTTTCGCAGCGTAATGTTGCTTCTAATGTTGTCAATACTATCGCCTCTGAGCAGATTTATGATACAGATGTCAATATTTCGCTTCTACCATATCACCACACCTTCGGTCTTACATGCCAGATTATCATGTTTGCTGCGGGTGCGTCGACTGTATTCTGTGACGGGCTTAAGTATATCCAGCAGAACTTCAAAGAGTATGGAGTATCCATCTTCGTAGGAGTACCGCTTCTCATCGAGACTATGTATAGCCGTATCCTTAAGAAGGCTGAGAAGGAAGGCCTTTCTGGCAGGCTCAAAACAATGGGGAAGGTCGTAAGGGTTCTTGGAAAGGCACATATAGATATCAGAAGAACTGTGTTTAAGGGAGTTCTCGAGGCGTTCGGTGGAAAGCTTCGCATGGTAATCCTAGGAGCGGCTGCTGCTGATCCAGAGTGCATTAAGGGCTGGAATGACTTCGGCGTTATATGTCTACAGGGTTATGGTCTGACAGAGACCTCGCCGGTGCTCTCTGCAGAGAGACCTGCGTATAGAAGACCTGGTTCCGTAGGAATTCCAATCGAAGGTGTTGGAATGGACATCTACGAGCCTGATGAGAACGGCATCGGAGAGATAATCGCTCGCGGAGAGAACATCATGCTCGGTTACTATGGTAATGAAGAGGCGACGAACGAGTGCATTTACGATGGTTGGTTCCACACAGGAGACCTCGGATATAAGGATAAGGACGGATACTTTTATATCACAGGCCGCAAGAAGAACGTAATCGTACTGATGAATGGAAAGAACGTATTCCCTGAGGAAATCGAGCAGGAGCTAAATGTACTTCCATACAAAGAAGAAGCGATTATCGTCGGTATTCCGAACGCCGAGGATGAGCGTGACCTCGTAGTCACACTTAAGCTCGTTTATAATCCAGAGGAATTTGAGGGCAAGACGCCTGAAGAAATCAACGCGATAGTAAAGGCTGATGTTGAGAAAATCAATGACAAGCTTCCTCCGTACAAGAGAATCAAGAGAGTATACACAACTGATGAACCTATGGAGAAGACAAGTACCCAGAAGGTAAAGAGATTCGTTGAGACTCAGAAGATTATCGATGAGGAGAAGGCTGAAAAGCTACGCAGGGAAGAGGCTAAGTCTGAAGAGGCATAA
- a CDS encoding DUF1836 domain-containing protein, with protein sequence MEQRETIQDSTRLHLPRWDELPDISLYMDQVLSLINPHFQDTYGDSYLLTSTMVNNYVKLGVIPPPVKRRYGKEAISRLFVIVTLKSIFNVQEIAELISAIDDDNSLRYEISESYDLYCSTLEAAIDATCADSISHTKPAQDYFRVIEDVATAAAYQLIVKRRLKLRRERKEERKKV encoded by the coding sequence ATGGAACAGAGAGAAACGATTCAGGACAGCACTAGGCTTCACCTCCCACGCTGGGACGAGCTACCTGATATATCGCTATATATGGATCAGGTGCTATCGCTGATAAATCCTCATTTTCAGGACACATACGGAGATAGCTATCTGCTGACTAGCACTATGGTCAATAACTACGTTAAGCTAGGGGTCATCCCACCTCCTGTAAAGCGTCGGTACGGCAAGGAGGCCATCTCACGGCTTTTCGTAATTGTCACGCTCAAGTCGATATTTAACGTGCAAGAGATTGCAGAGCTAATTTCGGCTATCGACGATGACAATAGCCTCAGATATGAGATCTCCGAATCTTATGACCTGTACTGCAGTACACTTGAGGCTGCGATTGATGCGACATGTGCAGACAGCATCTCTCACACCAAACCTGCCCAGGATTATTTTAGAGTAATAGAAGACGTTGCGACAGCTGCCGCTTATCAGCTAATAGTGAAGCGTAGGCTGAAGCTGAGACGAGAAAGAAAGGAAGAAAGGAAGAAAGTATGA